From the Diceros bicornis minor isolate mBicDic1 chromosome 19, mDicBic1.mat.cur, whole genome shotgun sequence genome, one window contains:
- the OSER1 gene encoding oxidative stress-responsive serine-rich protein 1: MKSEAKDGEEDSLQTAFKKLRVDASGSIASLPVGEGAGVRASVRTAADDTKPKTTCASKDSWHGSTRKSSRGAVRTQRRRRSKSPVLHPPKFIHCSTIASSSSSQLKHKSQTDSPDGSSGLGISTPKEFNAGECSTSLNTNHTGAVVEPLRTSVPRLPSERKKEDSSDATQVSQESLKANDLSDFQSVSKLHQGKPCACIGKECQCKRWHDMEVYSFSGLQNVPPLAPERRPMLEDYSQSLHTRTLSGSPRSCSEQARVYVDDVTIEDLSGYMEYYLYIPKKMSHMAEMMYT, from the exons ATGAAATCCGAAGccaaggatggagaggaggacagTCTACAAACTGCTTTCAAGAAATTAAGAGTGGATGCATCAGG GTCCATAGCATCTCTGCCTGTTGGAGAAGGTGCAGGTGTCAGAGCATCAGTCAGAACAGCAGCAGATGATACCAAACCTAAAACCACatgtgcatcaaaagacagtTGGCATGG gtCTACAAGGAAGTCTTCACGAGGAGCAGTGAGAACCCAGCGTCGTCGACGTTCTAAATCTCCTGTCCTTCATCCTCCAAAGTTTATACATTGCAGTACAATAGCTTCTTCTTCCAGCAGCCAGCTCAAGCACAAAAGCCAGACTGACTCCCCTGATGGCAGCAGTGGGCTGGGAATTTCAACCCCTAAAGAGTTCAATGCAGGAGAATGCTCTACTTCCCTCAATACTAATCACACAGGGGCAGTTGTTGAGCCTTTGAGAACTTCGGTTCCAAGGCTCCcatcagagaggaagaaggaagactcCTCTGATGCTACACAAGTCTCCCAAGAAAGTCTCAAGGCCAATGATCTCTCTGACTTTCAATCCGTTTCCAAGCTACACCAGGGCAAGCCATGTGCATGCATAGGCAAGGAGTGCCAGTGTAAGAGATGGCATGATATGGAAGTGTATTCCTTTTCAGGGCTGCAGAATGTTCCTCCCTTGGCCCCAGAACGAAGACCCATGCTTGAGGACTACTCTCAGTCGCTTCACACCAGAACTCTGTCTGGCTCCCCCCGCTCCTGTTCTGAGCAAGCTCGAGTCTATGTGGATGATGTGACCATTGAGGACCTGTCGGGCTACATGGAATATTACTTGTATATTCCCAAGAAAATGTCTCACATGGCagaaatgatgtacacctga